A part of Luteolibacter flavescens genomic DNA contains:
- the sufC gene encoding Fe-S cluster assembly ATPase SufC, protein MSLVITDLHATLEDGTEILKGVTLEIPAGEVHAIMGPNGSGKSTLSKVIAGHEGYVVTGGTVTLDGQDIFEMSIDERSRAGIFLAFQYPAEVPGVSNANFIRAALQSRMPKGEELDAVAYYKSLYARMDLLEMDRKFTARSVNEGFSGGEKKRNEILQMMMLEPTYCILDETDSGLDIDALKIVAKGVNAMRSPARGMLLITHYQRLLDYIAPDHVHVMAAGKIVRSGGPELALELEKNGYDFLKDEALVSA, encoded by the coding sequence ATGTCCCTCGTCATCACCGACCTCCACGCGACCCTCGAAGACGGCACCGAGATCCTCAAGGGCGTCACCCTTGAAATCCCCGCCGGCGAAGTGCACGCCATCATGGGACCGAACGGTTCCGGCAAATCGACGCTGTCGAAAGTCATCGCCGGTCACGAGGGCTACGTCGTCACCGGCGGCACCGTGACCCTCGACGGGCAGGACATCTTCGAGATGTCCATCGACGAGCGTTCCCGCGCCGGCATCTTCCTCGCTTTCCAGTACCCGGCGGAAGTCCCCGGCGTCTCGAATGCGAATTTCATCCGCGCCGCCCTCCAATCGCGCATGCCGAAGGGCGAGGAACTCGATGCCGTGGCCTACTACAAGAGCCTCTACGCCCGCATGGACCTGCTGGAAATGGACCGCAAGTTCACCGCGCGCTCCGTCAACGAAGGCTTCTCCGGCGGTGAGAAGAAGCGCAACGAGATCCTCCAGATGATGATGCTGGAGCCGACCTACTGCATCCTGGACGAGACGGACTCCGGCCTCGACATCGATGCGCTGAAGATCGTGGCGAAGGGCGTGAATGCCATGCGCTCCCCGGCCCGCGGCATGCTGCTCATCACCCACTACCAGCGCCTGCTGGACTACATCGCGCCGGACCACGTCCACGTGATGGCCGCCGGCAAGATCGTCCGCTCCGGCGGACCCGAGCTCGCGCTGGAGCTCGAAAAGAACGGCTACGATTTCCTGAAGGACGAAGCCCTCGTCTCCGCCTGA
- a CDS encoding glycoside hydrolase family 97 catalytic domain-containing protein codes for MRRCILLILAMSTGGHLLAETVVSPDGQISADVTVVAGRLSFTLQRAGVTVIETSPLGFTMNGSDRGSGVTLGTVTAESANETFPSRHGVKAMAVNHFNAKKFAVTHPASGGSYTLNVRAFDSGISFRYEVEGESAKNISAESTGFVIPAGTRVFSQGGVNVYENIYGGADIAAITGGATLGPPVVGRLPAGGGYVSITHSGPGEGFPCPYLVKVSGGSNRELRNTYPRNRDNTFGASTGAPAYSPWNVVTAGSLEALVNSDIVEAVAPPPDPALFPDGAATAWEQPGRSVWDWMSRFPGGITPANSKTESLWASRLGFEYNTIDEGWAAWNGGNPWPEIEDIVDYSSGIGVKVMVWTRSHDIQTRAQRATFFGRLQQAGVSGIKADFFDFTAVTPAAKERVKLIEDILKDAAAHGLVVNLHGTVKPMGQFRTYPNLLNIEAVYGKESFPDALTTSYIPLTRLLAGPADYTPLGLQGTLQGGQTQAFEIASIANMAGPLITYAERGDRMAQSPFAPVIKRIPCLWDETKVLPGTEIGESCAMARRTGNDWFVSIMNSGVARNWTLDLSFLTPGTTYQAEIIRDGATVMEYRQVDGATPLPVATSASGGFVARFSVPSATPVATLPFSTSFQTGRGSIYAEDGVVLSTQAWASPLLEDRLPDALWSMTGSGVAASFGGTDAWQGGTSVRVSGDLSAAQDLALYTTDVAVTAATHLKLAYKRGTAGAASGMELGLRFTDAPGTPVMIPVPAATSAGWEQADFPLAAHAGRRLGGIFLRFSSAVPVTGYTMKIGGLSLFNAPLPPMAAASDFRMENLAVTGLDSLTGTLLWTAAPGNPSHYAIYQKNGLTGELLWHGVTDATSFPITTNRMGEEAAATFRIVAVGGNGVRSGAIETSVALPPRPVLGAALTGTVIGTAGSFQNSANTRDKVFDGDVATFFDANVASGAWAGLDLGATGASRVRGIRFHPRDGWSARMTGGVFQGANQANFSDAVTLATVTTQPPEGIYTVVPVTNAQAFRYLRYLSAANGWCNVAEVSFHPPGVPPAPGNIKASRDGSSALLRWTPIASAQSYRVKRSSTAGGPYTVVGDAVAGDSFTDPGLAAGAPFFYVVSTMSVDGVESPNSAEVQAVDSYRAWLLSAGYTPGAAGTGFQDDADGDGILNGIEYAVVSAPWIASQSSAGTVVMADVLDDGMLEVTLLASDDLDEWTPVTTTVQADQGAAPAGSRRLAYRDETSPLPVRKFYRLQILR; via the coding sequence ATGAGACGCTGCATCCTCCTCATCCTGGCCATGTCCACCGGCGGACACCTGCTTGCCGAGACCGTCGTCAGCCCGGATGGCCAAATTTCCGCGGACGTGACCGTGGTCGCCGGACGCCTGTCATTCACGCTGCAACGCGCGGGCGTCACGGTCATCGAGACCTCCCCGCTCGGCTTCACGATGAATGGCAGCGACCGCGGCAGCGGCGTGACGCTCGGCACGGTGACGGCGGAGAGCGCGAACGAGACCTTCCCCTCCCGCCACGGCGTGAAGGCGATGGCAGTGAACCATTTCAACGCGAAGAAATTCGCGGTCACGCACCCGGCGAGCGGCGGCAGCTACACGCTGAACGTGCGGGCCTTCGATAGCGGGATCTCCTTCCGTTACGAGGTGGAGGGCGAGAGCGCGAAGAATATCTCGGCGGAGTCCACCGGCTTCGTGATCCCCGCCGGCACCCGCGTCTTTTCCCAAGGCGGCGTGAACGTGTATGAAAACATCTACGGCGGCGCGGACATCGCCGCCATCACCGGCGGCGCGACCCTGGGGCCACCTGTGGTGGGCCGCCTGCCTGCGGGCGGAGGGTATGTCTCGATCACCCACTCGGGTCCCGGCGAGGGCTTCCCCTGCCCCTATCTCGTGAAGGTCTCCGGCGGCAGCAACCGCGAGCTGCGGAACACCTACCCGCGGAATCGCGACAATACCTTCGGAGCCTCCACCGGCGCGCCCGCCTACAGCCCGTGGAATGTGGTGACCGCGGGGTCTCTCGAAGCGCTGGTGAACAGCGACATCGTCGAAGCCGTCGCCCCGCCACCGGACCCGGCGCTCTTCCCCGATGGCGCGGCCACCGCGTGGGAGCAGCCGGGCCGCTCGGTGTGGGACTGGATGTCGCGCTTCCCCGGCGGCATCACCCCGGCGAACTCGAAGACCGAGTCGCTGTGGGCGAGCAGGCTGGGCTTCGAATACAACACGATCGACGAAGGCTGGGCGGCATGGAACGGCGGCAACCCGTGGCCGGAGATCGAGGACATCGTGGACTACTCCTCTGGCATCGGCGTGAAGGTCATGGTGTGGACACGCTCCCACGACATCCAGACCCGGGCGCAGCGGGCGACCTTCTTCGGACGGCTCCAGCAGGCCGGCGTGAGCGGGATCAAGGCGGACTTCTTCGACTTCACCGCGGTGACCCCGGCGGCGAAGGAGCGCGTGAAGCTCATCGAGGACATCCTGAAGGACGCCGCCGCCCACGGGCTGGTGGTGAATCTCCACGGCACGGTGAAGCCGATGGGGCAATTCCGCACCTATCCGAACCTGCTCAACATCGAGGCCGTTTACGGAAAGGAGTCCTTTCCCGACGCGCTGACGACTTCCTACATCCCGCTGACCCGCCTGCTCGCGGGACCGGCGGACTATACGCCGCTGGGTCTGCAGGGCACGCTGCAGGGCGGACAGACGCAGGCCTTCGAGATCGCCAGCATCGCCAACATGGCAGGGCCGCTCATCACCTACGCCGAGCGCGGCGACCGCATGGCGCAGAGCCCCTTCGCCCCGGTGATCAAGCGCATCCCCTGCCTCTGGGACGAGACAAAGGTGCTACCTGGCACCGAGATCGGCGAGTCGTGCGCGATGGCCCGCCGAACCGGGAATGACTGGTTCGTCTCGATCATGAACAGCGGCGTCGCGCGCAACTGGACGCTCGACCTCTCCTTCCTCACTCCGGGCACGACCTATCAGGCCGAGATCATCCGCGATGGCGCGACGGTGATGGAGTATCGCCAGGTGGACGGCGCGACACCGCTGCCGGTCGCGACCTCGGCCAGCGGTGGCTTTGTCGCACGCTTCAGTGTCCCGTCCGCCACACCGGTCGCGACGCTGCCATTCTCGACATCCTTTCAGACGGGACGTGGCAGCATCTATGCCGAGGACGGCGTGGTGCTCTCCACCCAGGCGTGGGCCAGCCCGCTCCTGGAAGACCGCCTGCCCGATGCCCTGTGGTCGATGACCGGCAGCGGCGTCGCGGCATCCTTCGGCGGGACCGATGCGTGGCAGGGAGGCACCTCCGTGAGGGTGAGCGGTGATCTCTCCGCCGCGCAGGATCTCGCGCTCTACACCACCGACGTGGCGGTGACTGCAGCCACGCATCTGAAGCTCGCCTACAAGCGTGGCACCGCCGGTGCCGCGAGCGGCATGGAGCTCGGCCTGCGCTTCACCGATGCACCCGGCACGCCCGTGATGATCCCTGTGCCCGCGGCTACCTCGGCCGGGTGGGAGCAGGCGGACTTCCCGCTCGCCGCCCACGCGGGCCGCAGGCTGGGCGGGATCTTCCTGCGCTTCAGCAGCGCGGTCCCGGTCACGGGCTACACGATGAAGATCGGTGGACTGTCGCTCTTCAATGCCCCGCTCCCGCCCATGGCCGCGGCGTCGGACTTCCGCATGGAAAACCTCGCCGTCACCGGCCTGGACTCGCTCACGGGCACCCTGCTCTGGACCGCCGCGCCGGGAAATCCATCGCACTACGCGATCTACCAGAAGAACGGGCTGACCGGAGAGCTGCTGTGGCACGGCGTGACGGACGCGACCTCATTTCCCATCACCACCAACCGCATGGGCGAGGAAGCGGCGGCGACCTTCCGCATCGTGGCCGTGGGCGGGAACGGCGTGCGATCCGGGGCGATCGAGACGTCCGTCGCGCTGCCGCCTCGCCCGGTTCTCGGCGCGGCCCTGACCGGCACGGTCATCGGCACCGCCGGGTCCTTCCAGAATTCAGCGAACACTCGCGACAAGGTCTTCGACGGCGACGTGGCGACCTTCTTCGACGCGAATGTGGCGAGCGGCGCATGGGCCGGCCTGGACCTGGGTGCGACCGGAGCCAGCCGTGTCCGCGGGATCCGCTTTCACCCGCGCGACGGCTGGTCCGCCCGCATGACCGGCGGTGTCTTCCAAGGCGCGAACCAGGCCAACTTCAGCGACGCCGTCACACTGGCGACCGTCACCACCCAACCGCCGGAAGGCATCTACACCGTGGTACCGGTGACGAACGCGCAGGCCTTCCGCTACCTGCGCTACCTCTCGGCTGCGAATGGCTGGTGCAACGTGGCCGAAGTGAGCTTCCACCCGCCCGGCGTGCCGCCCGCTCCCGGGAACATCAAGGCCTCGCGCGACGGGTCCTCCGCTCTGCTGCGCTGGACGCCCATCGCCTCCGCGCAATCGTATCGAGTGAAGCGCTCCTCCACCGCGGGCGGACCCTACACCGTGGTGGGCGATGCGGTGGCCGGCGACTCTTTCACCGACCCGGGCCTCGCCGCGGGTGCGCCGTTTTTCTACGTCGTCTCCACCATGTCCGTGGATGGCGTGGAAAGCCCGAACTCCGCGGAGGTGCAGGCTGTGGATTCCTACCGCGCCTGGCTGCTCTCCGCGGGCTACACGCCGGGTGCCGCCGGAACAGGATTTCAGGATGATGCGGATGGCGATGGCATCCTGAATGGCATCGAATACGCCGTGGTCTCCGCCCCATGGATCGCCAGCCAGAGCAGCGCGGGCACGGTGGTGATGGCGGACGTGCTGGATGACGGGATGCTGGAAGTGACCCTCCTCGCCTCGGACGATCTGGATGAATGGACGCCCGTCACCACGACAGTGCAGGCCGACCAAGGTGCCGCACCCGCCGGGTCGCGCAGGCTCGCCTATCGCGATGAGACCTCGCCGCTGCCGGTGAGGAAATTCTACCGCCTCCAGATCCTGCGCTGA
- the sufB gene encoding Fe-S cluster assembly protein SufB, whose protein sequence is MSYDASTTIDADTREAIDIDRTKGDFSFPERHKFDAGRGLTERTVDYISDVKGEPQWIRDFRQKALKVFREKPMPTNWATKDLDNIDFDIIRYYLSDGEKPKRSWDEVPEEVLRTFERLGIPEQERAFLAGVEAQYDSEAAYSNMKEELTKQGVIFVNSTEGLKNHEEIFRPWFGKVIPTGDNKFSALNSAVFSGGSFIYIPKGVKLKQPLQAYFRINSENFGQFERTLIIADEGAEVMYMEGCTAPKFETSTLHSAVVELVALKGAKIQYVTVQNWSSNVFNLVTKRGLAMEDAEVRWIDCNIGSRLTMKYPGVIMKGERARGEVISIALANTGQHQDTGAKMIHAANNTTSNVVSKSISVGQGRSTYRGQVHIPKHLKGCKNNTECDALLINTRSRTDTYPAITVKGNQHATQHEASVSQVSEEMLFYMQQRGLSEGAAMSLAVNGFINDLVREFPMEYSVELKRLIDLEMEGSVG, encoded by the coding sequence ATGTCCTACGACGCATCCACCACCATCGACGCGGATACCCGCGAGGCGATCGACATCGACCGCACCAAGGGCGACTTCAGTTTCCCGGAGCGGCACAAGTTCGACGCCGGCCGCGGCCTCACCGAGCGCACCGTTGACTACATCAGCGATGTGAAGGGCGAGCCGCAGTGGATCCGCGACTTCCGCCAGAAGGCGCTCAAGGTCTTCCGCGAGAAGCCGATGCCCACGAACTGGGCGACGAAGGACTTGGACAACATCGACTTCGACATCATCCGCTACTACCTCTCGGATGGTGAGAAGCCGAAGCGCTCGTGGGACGAGGTGCCGGAGGAAGTGCTGAGGACCTTCGAGCGTCTCGGTATCCCGGAGCAGGAGCGTGCCTTCCTCGCCGGTGTGGAGGCCCAGTACGACTCCGAGGCGGCCTACTCCAACATGAAGGAGGAGCTGACCAAGCAGGGCGTCATCTTCGTGAACTCCACGGAAGGCCTGAAGAACCACGAGGAGATCTTCCGCCCGTGGTTCGGCAAGGTGATCCCCACGGGTGACAACAAGTTTTCCGCGCTGAACAGCGCCGTCTTCTCCGGTGGCTCCTTCATCTACATCCCGAAGGGCGTGAAGCTGAAGCAGCCGCTGCAGGCCTACTTCCGGATCAACTCAGAGAACTTCGGCCAGTTCGAGCGCACGCTCATCATCGCGGACGAGGGTGCCGAGGTGATGTACATGGAAGGCTGCACCGCGCCGAAATTCGAGACCTCCACGCTGCACTCCGCCGTGGTGGAGCTGGTCGCGCTGAAGGGCGCGAAGATCCAGTACGTGACCGTGCAAAACTGGAGCAGCAACGTTTTCAACCTCGTCACCAAGCGCGGCCTCGCGATGGAAGACGCCGAGGTCCGCTGGATCGACTGCAACATCGGCAGCCGCCTGACGATGAAGTATCCCGGCGTCATCATGAAGGGCGAGCGCGCCCGCGGCGAGGTGATCTCCATCGCCCTCGCGAACACCGGACAGCACCAGGACACCGGCGCGAAGATGATCCACGCCGCGAACAACACGACCTCGAACGTCGTGTCGAAGTCCATCTCCGTCGGCCAGGGCCGCTCCACCTACCGCGGCCAGGTCCACATCCCGAAGCACCTCAAGGGCTGCAAGAACAACACCGAGTGCGACGCCCTGCTCATCAACACGCGCAGCCGCACGGACACCTACCCGGCGATCACGGTGAAGGGCAACCAGCACGCGACGCAGCACGAGGCATCCGTCTCGCAGGTGTCCGAGGAAATGCTCTTCTACATGCAGCAGCGCGGCCTCTCCGAAGGCGCCGCGATGTCGCTCGCCGTGAACGGCTTCATCAACGACCTCGTCCGCGAGTTCCCGATGGAATACTCCGTCGAGCTCAAGCGCCTGATCGACCTCGAGATGGAGGGTTCGGTCGGCTAA
- the recQ gene encoding DNA helicase RecQ: MTPDAGLLPLLKKHFGYGEFRPLQQDIMEAALAGRDTLAILPTGAGKSLCYQLPALAREGVTLVISPLIALMKDQVDQLLAAGVAATFLNSTLSPDENRRRLDEIRDGTCKLVYLAPERLMSGDFLSTVRTWNVTALAVDEAHCISEWGHDFRPEYRRMKELRRALPDVPVIALTATATPQVREDILAQLALRDPAVFLASFNRPNLNYVVEPKEDAVTRIVSFIKSRGTDSGIVYAQSRKRSEDLAASLRTSGIPAVCYHAGLETTERARNQEAFLRDEVRVVCATVAFGMGINKPDVRFVIHADLPKNLEGYYQETGRAGRDGLPADCLLLFSRGDVTKHLRFLDEISDEAVRDNARHQLETMADFAESDACRRIGLLGYFGESWITDGCGACDNCLTPRETWDATVEAQKILSCVLRVKQAGGPPVGIRHLADILSGSRAERILSRNHDKLSTYGIGKEHSAAKWTEIARQLARKGSLTVEGGNYPVVSVSADGMALLRERKPVTLSRLMVVGKAAVLRAGDIECDMELFEILRTHRKQVADAAGMPPYVIFSDVALRHMARAYPVDDASFLKIPGVGERKLADHGPGFIREIISWLESHPRREFAPLPTSSTTPAAKPPKPAVNATAQITLELWRSGKSVDAIANERKLGFSTIEGHLAQAIANGEPVDPRRFYTAQEESEMRAALHGYTEESLKPVHNHLGGRISYGKLKIFRAIQEHTAG, from the coding sequence ATGACCCCCGATGCCGGACTGCTGCCACTGCTGAAGAAGCACTTCGGCTATGGTGAATTCCGCCCCCTGCAGCAGGACATCATGGAGGCGGCGCTCGCAGGGCGGGACACGCTGGCCATCCTGCCCACCGGTGCGGGCAAGAGCCTCTGCTACCAGCTCCCCGCGCTGGCCCGCGAGGGCGTGACTCTGGTGATCTCGCCGCTGATCGCGCTGATGAAGGATCAGGTGGACCAACTCCTCGCGGCAGGGGTAGCGGCCACCTTTCTCAATTCCACGCTGTCCCCGGACGAGAACCGCCGCCGCCTCGACGAGATCCGCGACGGCACCTGCAAGCTGGTCTATCTCGCCCCGGAGAGGCTGATGTCCGGCGACTTCCTCTCCACCGTGCGGACGTGGAATGTGACCGCGCTCGCCGTCGATGAAGCGCACTGCATCAGCGAATGGGGCCACGATTTCCGCCCCGAGTATCGCCGCATGAAGGAGCTGCGCCGGGCGCTGCCGGACGTGCCCGTCATCGCCCTGACGGCCACCGCGACACCTCAGGTGCGTGAGGATATCCTCGCCCAGCTCGCGCTGCGGGATCCGGCGGTCTTCCTCGCCAGCTTCAACCGGCCGAACCTGAACTACGTTGTCGAGCCGAAGGAGGATGCCGTCACCCGCATCGTCTCCTTTATCAAGTCGCGCGGCACCGACTCCGGCATCGTCTATGCGCAGTCCCGCAAGCGCAGCGAGGACCTCGCCGCCTCCCTCCGCACCTCGGGCATCCCCGCCGTCTGCTATCACGCGGGGCTGGAGACCACCGAGCGCGCGCGGAACCAGGAGGCCTTCCTCCGCGACGAGGTCCGCGTGGTGTGCGCCACCGTCGCCTTCGGAATGGGCATCAACAAGCCGGACGTCCGCTTCGTGATCCATGCGGACCTGCCGAAGAATCTGGAAGGATACTACCAGGAAACGGGGCGCGCCGGACGCGATGGCCTGCCTGCGGATTGTCTGCTGCTATTCTCCCGCGGCGACGTGACGAAGCACCTGCGCTTCCTCGACGAGATCAGCGACGAGGCGGTGCGCGACAATGCCCGCCACCAACTGGAGACGATGGCCGACTTCGCCGAGAGCGACGCCTGCCGGCGCATCGGGCTGCTCGGCTACTTCGGCGAGTCCTGGATCACGGATGGCTGCGGTGCCTGCGACAATTGCCTCACCCCGCGCGAAACGTGGGACGCCACGGTGGAGGCACAGAAGATCCTGAGCTGCGTGCTGCGCGTGAAACAGGCAGGCGGCCCGCCGGTGGGCATCCGCCACCTCGCCGATATCCTGTCCGGCTCGCGCGCAGAGAGGATCCTCTCCCGCAACCACGACAAGCTTAGTACTTACGGCATCGGCAAGGAGCACTCCGCCGCGAAGTGGACGGAGATCGCCCGGCAGCTTGCCCGCAAGGGCAGCCTCACCGTCGAGGGCGGGAACTACCCCGTCGTCTCGGTCAGCGCCGACGGCATGGCCCTGCTCCGCGAGCGGAAGCCGGTCACCCTCAGCAGGCTCATGGTCGTGGGGAAAGCCGCCGTCCTGCGCGCCGGGGACATCGAGTGCGACATGGAGCTTTTCGAGATCCTGCGCACCCATCGCAAGCAGGTGGCCGATGCCGCGGGCATGCCGCCGTATGTGATCTTCTCGGACGTCGCCCTGCGCCACATGGCCCGCGCCTATCCGGTGGACGATGCCTCCTTCCTGAAGATCCCCGGCGTGGGCGAACGCAAGCTCGCCGACCACGGCCCCGGCTTCATCCGCGAGATCATCTCATGGCTGGAATCGCATCCGCGCCGGGAATTCGCCCCGCTTCCCACAAGCTCCACCACCCCCGCCGCCAAGCCGCCCAAGCCCGCAGTCAACGCAACCGCCCAGATCACCCTCGAACTCTGGCGCTCTGGCAAATCCGTCGATGCCATCGCCAACGAGCGCAAGCTGGGCTTCTCCACCATCGAAGGTCACCTCGCCCAGGCCATCGCCAACGGCGAACCCGTCGATCCCCGCCGCTTCTACACCGCGCAGGAAGAGTCCGAAATGCGCGCCGCCCTCCATGGCTACACCGAGGAATCCCTCAAGCCCGTCCACAACCACCTCGGCGGCCGCATCAGCTACGGCAAGCTCAAGATCTTCCGCGCGATCCAAGAGCATACTGCTGGATAG
- a CDS encoding Fur family transcriptional regulator, with amino-acid sequence MVTHSPDSLPDDMPAEISGLRMTRQRWEVYRLLMGERDHPTANDVFMRIKDRLPNISLATVYNCLEALVQHGVIRQVNFDRESSRFCPNLEEHGHFHDKASGKIHDVTFKPGVNLADVLVLPPGAVVTGVEITLRGELPAL; translated from the coding sequence ATGGTCACCCATTCTCCAGACAGCCTGCCGGATGACATGCCTGCCGAGATTTCCGGCCTGCGCATGACCCGCCAGCGTTGGGAGGTCTATCGCCTGCTCATGGGCGAGCGGGACCACCCGACCGCGAATGACGTCTTCATGCGGATCAAGGACCGCCTGCCGAATATCTCGCTGGCCACGGTCTACAACTGCCTCGAGGCGCTGGTGCAGCACGGCGTGATCCGTCAGGTGAATTTCGACCGCGAGTCGTCCCGCTTCTGCCCGAATCTCGAGGAGCACGGGCACTTCCACGACAAGGCGAGCGGCAAGATCCACGACGTGACCTTCAAGCCGGGCGTGAATCTCGCCGACGTGCTCGTTCTCCCGCCCGGCGCCGTCGTCACCGGCGTCGAAATCACTCTCCGCGGCGAATTGCCCGCCCTTTGA
- the sufD gene encoding Fe-S cluster assembly protein SufD: protein MPAVLEHPASLLESAPETPAAFPAWFAERQRAAWQRFLETPTPKRGDEAWRFSSYKQLDFSGIARASAEAPADVVTRSQGVEAPAAKFVFANEQLLHSGSQLPEGVVCLPLADALVSHGDLVREHFMKQDTRLGSAKWTALHEANLRNGLFVHVPAGVEVEGTIEVFHWISGDGVAIFPHTLIVTGANAKVRVADYFQSANDDGKGLCIAVNDLIAGEGSKLDYVAIQAFNEKSKVIQVNETGVAKDASAIGFILNTGAAWARNESLSRLEGEGSRSDMLSVSIPAREQEYDQRTFQHHVSPGAYSDLLYKNSLYDESRTIFSGLIFVDEGAHRTDAYQTCRNLFMSDEAEANSMPGLEINADDVKCSHGSTSAQIDESEIFYLRARGIDPVRARQLIARGFSVEVIERLADEKVEEVVLRFLDDKFAHIAGGGA, encoded by the coding sequence ATGCCCGCCGTGCTCGAACATCCCGCCTCCCTGCTCGAATCCGCTCCCGAGACGCCCGCCGCTTTTCCCGCTTGGTTCGCCGAGCGCCAGCGTGCCGCGTGGCAGCGCTTCCTTGAAACGCCGACGCCGAAGCGCGGTGACGAGGCGTGGCGCTTCTCCAGCTACAAGCAGCTTGATTTCTCCGGCATCGCCCGTGCCTCGGCGGAGGCTCCGGCGGACGTGGTGACGCGCTCGCAGGGCGTGGAGGCTCCGGCGGCGAAGTTCGTCTTCGCGAACGAGCAGCTCCTTCACTCCGGGTCGCAGCTTCCGGAGGGCGTCGTCTGCCTTCCCCTGGCCGACGCGCTCGTCTCGCATGGCGATCTCGTCCGCGAGCACTTCATGAAGCAGGACACGCGTCTCGGCTCGGCCAAGTGGACCGCGCTGCATGAGGCGAACCTGCGCAACGGTCTCTTCGTCCACGTCCCCGCGGGCGTGGAGGTCGAGGGCACCATCGAGGTCTTCCACTGGATCAGCGGCGACGGCGTGGCGATCTTCCCGCACACGCTCATCGTGACCGGCGCGAATGCCAAGGTGCGCGTGGCCGATTACTTCCAGTCCGCCAATGATGACGGCAAGGGACTCTGCATCGCGGTGAACGACCTCATCGCCGGCGAGGGTTCGAAGCTCGACTACGTCGCCATCCAGGCCTTCAACGAGAAGTCGAAGGTGATCCAGGTGAACGAGACCGGCGTGGCCAAGGATGCCTCCGCCATCGGCTTCATCCTGAATACCGGCGCGGCATGGGCGCGCAATGAATCGCTGAGCCGCCTCGAGGGCGAGGGCTCGCGCTCCGACATGCTTTCCGTGAGCATCCCCGCCCGCGAGCAGGAGTACGACCAGCGCACCTTCCAGCACCACGTCTCCCCGGGTGCCTACAGCGACCTTCTCTACAAGAACTCGTTGTACGATGAATCTCGTACCATTTTCTCCGGCCTTATCTTCGTGGACGAGGGTGCCCACCGCACCGATGCCTACCAGACCTGCCGGAATCTCTTCATGAGCGACGAGGCGGAGGCGAACTCCATGCCCGGCCTGGAGATCAATGCCGACGACGTGAAGTGCTCGCACGGCAGCACCAGCGCCCAGATCGACGAGAGCGAGATCTTCTACCTCCGCGCCCGCGGCATCGACCCGGTGCGCGCCCGCCAGCTCATCGCCCGCGGATTCTCCGTGGAAGTCATCGAGCGCCTCGCCGACGAGAAGGTGGAGGAAGTGGTTCTGCGCTTCCTCGACGACAAGTTCGCGCACATCGCCGGTGGCGGTGCGTGA
- a CDS encoding type II toxin-antitoxin system HicA family toxin — MKRADLIKKLTDLGCELIRHGGKHDWYQNMTTKVCQPVPRHREINENLAKSIIKKLS, encoded by the coding sequence ATGAAACGGGCGGACCTCATCAAGAAGCTCACCGATCTTGGTTGCGAATTGATCCGCCACGGCGGCAAGCACGACTGGTATCAGAACATGACCACGAAGGTCTGCCAGCCAGTGCCACGCCACCGGGAGATCAACGAGAACCTCGCGAAGTCGATCATCAAGAAACTGTCCTGA
- a CDS encoding thiol-disulfide oxidoreductase DCC family protein, giving the protein MNLPVSVEGIEVFYDGRCGMCCSFHEWIARQPRAFQIGFVPYQSPDAERVFPGLGTLDPAREMVVRTSDGGIFRGAEAWVWCLYSCANHQAAARRLGGPAMLPVAIRACRVLAANRHALSKVFFRKKDRQVREVLHRMEEAVCADGFCVTK; this is encoded by the coding sequence ATGAACTTGCCTGTCTCGGTGGAAGGAATCGAAGTGTTTTACGATGGTCGCTGCGGAATGTGCTGCAGCTTCCACGAGTGGATCGCCCGGCAGCCGCGGGCATTTCAGATCGGGTTCGTGCCCTACCAATCGCCGGATGCGGAGCGCGTGTTCCCGGGGCTCGGGACGCTGGACCCGGCGCGGGAGATGGTGGTGAGAACGAGTGATGGCGGGATCTTCCGCGGGGCGGAGGCGTGGGTGTGGTGCCTCTACAGTTGCGCGAATCACCAGGCGGCCGCGCGCCGCCTCGGCGGCCCGGCGATGCTGCCCGTGGCCATCCGCGCCTGCAGGGTCCTCGCGGCGAACCGCCACGCGCTGAGCAAGGTCTTCTTCCGGAAGAAGGACCGGCAGGTGAGGGAGGTGCTTCACCGGATGGAGGAGGCGGTGTGCGCGGATGGCTTCTGCGTGACGAAATGA